DNA sequence from the Fusarium verticillioides 7600 chromosome 2, whole genome shotgun sequence genome:
GACTTCGGATCTTGGTGCTTCGGCGTGGCTAGCCAACGTCAAGGACGACATCCTACGCCGCAAATTCTCTCTGATACCTGTGTAGTACCACAACGTACTGGCGATCTTTGGGAAAATTTTGGTGAGCTTGATAATAGCTGATAAGTTCTAATCCCATTGCTGAAAGGGGTTTGGAGTGTTAGGTCTGAAAAGAGGATTCAGAAACGCTGAAAGTTCATCTCCGATTTGTGGCAAGGCAAGGCCCGGTGTTTTGAACAGCAGTTTTGTGACTCTGAATGAGGATAGCAGAATAGGAATGATGTCAGTGTCGATGTGATCGTTGATTCTATCCACAAACGGGCGTAGGATACGGCTCTTGTCCTCTTGAAAATAATCAAGGGCGGTGGGAGAAGCAGAGATCAAGGACTGGAAATTCTCTGGTAATTCAAGATCATCGAAAATGCGAGCCCAGATCTCGGCTGGGAGTCTAGGTAGGTCATTTGAGGACTGGGGAgtcgagatggttgatgatgaagccattgtgaagagtCAATGGCTGCACAATAATACTGAGTGCGAAGAATAAAAAGAATAAGACAGGTAAATAGAATTCGAGGAGCAAGGATTTTATACCATCATTTATACTTACTATCAATTACCTAAGCAGAGTAATATGGTGGAAGTTCAGGATGAAGGTTGTGGTTAAAGTTTCAGTTTAAAATATATTGCGGAGAAGTCTTTGACTTATCCTGATAGATAATATCTTAACAGCAGAACAAGTTAATGAACCAAGACAAAATATATCGGTACCAGCATGGTGGGCAATAAAGAGTTCTTTCTCGCTTTTGCAGAATAAAATGGCAATTGTCTCCAACCTTTAAGTGCCGGGACCTACTCATACAACCTTGCCTCGGATTTACCATCTTCGCATGGTCCATCGAAGAATGTGTGCTGACATCTGATTCTGATACCACCTTGATCAAGGGCTGTCGTGCTGGTCCAGGGGAGAAGTTGAACAACCAATCATGTCCGAGTCTTTGCCTTGGATGGGAACTCCACTAGGATCTGGCTGACGCCAGCCAGATACACTATCCCGGAAACATTGCCTGCAGATCATATGAGATCCACATAAGTTGCTGTTCAGAGAAGAATATAAAAGGAATGAAGTATTCCTCAGAAACACATATTCACATTATCTTGTACCATTCGATCTTGTATTTTACTTCCATCCAAAACCTCCTAGCCATCATGGTACAGCACACTCCCCAGACAACGGTTCACCAGCTCGCACAAGAGTATGCACCTATTATCAAGGGCAAAACTATCCTTACAACAGGTGCAAGCCCAGGTGGTCTCGGTGCACTCTTTGTAGAAGCTATTGCAGTGGCAGAACCAGGACTGGCGATTCTAGCTGGTCGGAGTGTTAACAAGCTTCAACAAACCGCAGACAACCTTGCTGCCAAGTATCCCAATCTCAAGACAAAACTTCTGGCCATTGATCTTGGTTCTCTTCGCTCTGTTCGTGCAGCTGCAGAAGAGGTCAGTGGATGGTCAGATGTTCCCGAGATTGATGTCTTGGTCAATAATGCCGGGATCATGGCGACGGACTTTGGGCTCACAGAGGATGGTTTCGAAGGTCAATTTGCTTCGAACCATCTAGGTCACTTTATTTTTACAAATTTAATCATGGATAAAATCCTTTCTTCGGACGCGCCTCGAGTGGTCAGTGTTTCCAGCAATGGTCACCGCCTGGGGCCTATTCGATGGGGTGATATCAATTTCAGTGTAAGCTCTCACCATACTTGACTGTGAAATTATTGCTGACCGGCAAACAGAATGGTGAAAGATACAACAAGTGGAGTGCATACGGACAGTCAAAGACAGCAAACATGCTGTTTGCCATCTCTCTAGCTGAGAAGCTAGGCAGTCGTGGACTCCAAGCGTTCTCGCTTCATCCCGGTGCTATCCTTGATACCTCACTGGCCAAGCATCTGGATACGTTGGATAGTCTAGGTAACCGCTTAAAGTACGACTCCTAGAGACTGTCAAGCTAACGAATGCAGTCGAAGCTGATCGTGCAATGGGAGACCCCTGGGGTTGGGTAGATTGGTCTACTGTCCCAGTTTCCTCCGAGGTCGGCGCTGCAACACACGCATTTGCTGCGTTCGATCCTGATCTCAAGGGTTAGTAGAACCCTAATATTATTAGATTCACATATACTGATCGCGTTAGCACATAATGGTGCATATCTGCTTGAGTGCCGTTTAGCGGACCCTATGACTGATACAGTCAGACCATGGGCGACAAGCTCAATAGAAGCAGAGTTACTTTGGAGGAAGAgtgaggagatggtgggTCAGAGGTTCTCTTATTAAACTGGCAGTGAATATGGTTAATTGTTTTCTTCCATGGTAATCCCGAATTTTTCGCCAAGTTAGTTATTGGCCTTCATATAGCCTTATTGATCATATGCTCTAAGGGATAGGCTGCCCAGTCTGCGTTAACCTGATTCAGTACCTCCTCACACTCCTATATAACGGCACCTAACTCCATGCTCAGCCTCTTGCCTGTATTTTACAAACCCAAGTTGAAGCTCCTAGTGGGAACACTTTGCTTACAATTATTCACGGCACAATGCCAATGATACGAAAAACGCCATTAAGACGACCAGAATTCGCAGGAGCCATCTTGAGGGTGGAATTCTGGGTTATAAGATTAGCTTATTGACATTGGACCAGTACAGTGTGCAGGCTAGAGTCTCTCTCACATGTCCAAAAGTCTtggtttcatcatctcgtgGTAATCGTCCCTGTCCTCAAGGCGTCGAAAGTTTTCCATTATGTTTCCATGTAGTCTGATTTCACCGAGACCTGTTTTGAGGTCGGCGAGCACCTGGTTTAGTGCTAGATTATCCGTCCCGTTAGCTGGAAGATCTGGCGTAGATATTTCCCACTCAATCAATGGTtgacgatcttcttgagttGAGTATGAAAAGTCCGAAAGAATAGCTTCCGCACAGTCCATTAAGTTTTCATAATTCATGACCATTTCGAGAGCTGTACTGCTGGATAGTATTCCAGAtactctcaagctcaaagaagAGCTGATAGAACAACGCTTAATGGTGGCTCTCTCCAAAGCCTCGGCCATTACTTTGATAGGATCAAAATCTTTAAGTAGTTTTTGGACACCTTCGTAAACTGTGTTTACTTCGATGGACTGCTCACTGAAGAACATTGCCTCTTGGTTCATTTTCTCGATTTCATTGTTGATCTGCTGCGACCTGTGGTGGATGTTGTCGACTtctttctcaatctccttgaaTTTGGATCTAATTTAAAATATATCAGTTCTTCCCTCCATGAATCAAGTTTGGGCTTAcctctttgactttgtgaGAACAAGTCctgtgatggaagaagtAATGCTGATGACACCAGCAGCTGCACCAAGGGGGGGACACAAAGTTCCCAAGCCCATTCCGATGACTCCCAGCCCAGTGCCGGCAATGGAAAATCCCAGGCCTTTTTTATCTTTGCTTTGGTCGTCAATTCTGGCCTGGATTTGATCGATTTCGCCGTTGAAATCAGAAACTTCTCTGTGCAACCCATCTCTCGCTGATAGTATTTTCTGTCGCCATGCTTCCAGGCGCCCTGCTTCCAAAGCGCAATCGGTCTGTATTTTGGCAATTTGCATATTCAGTTGCAGTATTCTATCGCGATGGAATACTTGGATGtggcttgttgatcttcGCGCTGCCTCTTTGTAGATGTTTGTCTTTTCGACCAGTGACGTTGCTGCTTGGCTAAGATAATGGACTCTGCGTGAGAAAAGACAATGCCATTCTCGCAGTCTTCGAGAAATACCCGCAGGCACGGGCTCGCTTGCATGCAACTTTGGGGCCCAAACACGGTAGAGATCGTTGAATTCATTGGCGAATATCCCCTGCTCATGGACGACTTCTGCTACCAAGGCAAGAATCCTGACTGTCTCTGTTTTGACTTCGTGTTGCTGTGACTCTAGCACAGCTACTTGGTCAGATAGCGTACTTAAAGCATCACTTTGTTCGACAACACCCTGAGCAATATGCTCTAATGCTTGTTTCAGATTACTCTTCATCTGGTCAATCCGTCTGCGAACCTAAAGGCGCAGAGATTGAAGTCCATTTAGTTCCAGATACGAGAAGAGTAGTGGCAGGCTGTGAAATGTCTCAAGGATTGCTCAGCAGACGTCTCGTCAAGCCATAATCCATCGAGTTAAAAAGTTCACATTGCACGAAGGCTTAGGACTATTTTTCGATAGTTCGTCTGTTTGGAAATTCGATTGGCCTGGACCAAGGGAACAGCGTTGCTTACGCCTTTTTTTAGACAACTGTTCAAGCGGCTGCATTTCAGCTCAAACGCCACCCACGAGACTGTAAGCCATGCACCAATGGTATTGCCTGACTGAAATACAATCGAGTCTTTTCAACCTCGGGCTGAATGACAACTCATCTACGGGCAGAATCATTTCATAAATTACGTCTTTTTCAACCCAGAAATCAGTCAAATTACTCTTTGCGGCTAGGTAGGCTGACTGGCGTTGAATAGCATGGTAGGCTATTGTTTATTAATGAGCATACGGCCTTTCAGAATATTAATGTCTAGACAACCATTTTTACTCAATAATTTTAATTATCATCTTTTCCCTTTCTACTTCCATTCTTGTGGTTATACTACCCATTATGCTCGTAAATTCCTCACCTGATCTCTTCGAGATGACGGAAACTCAATCTTCTAGTGGCCAGAATGGTGATGAAAATTCTGCAGATCGCCTAGATCTTGACGGAGAGATTGATCGACTTAGCCTAATGCTCAGCGCAACTGAACTTAATTCCATGGACTGGGTAGAGACAGTTGCCTGCGCACCTAAGGCCATTGGCATCATTGGCGAGTGCCTTGTATTGAGCTCCCATCAACGGGCAGCTTCTATTGAGCTAACGGACAGTCGACTGAAGTAGGCATCAACAACTGAAGAGATTCAAGTATGCGGCTGACGTAAGTCCAGGGCCCCTTCGCTCCCAGCCAACCTACGACAGTGTGCTATCACTGGGAAAGGCGCCTTCGACGAAGCTgcttcaaggatgagaaaCATATCGTCACAAGCTCTGATACTAGCTAAGGACGGCTCAGGTGTAGTAAGTGGTTGCTAAGACTGAGCAAAGAAGTACAGACGAAGCTGACAGCCCAGATTGACCGCATAACCAAATTCGCTTGTAAAGACCAGACGCCTGTTGTTGCACGAGAATTGGAAAAGCAGAAGGCCAATCTGAAAAAGATTGTCGTTCAGTGTACCCAAGATGCGGAAGCGCTTCAGGGGTCATTCCAGCGATGGAACGAGGAGACGTTGATCCTGCTTCAAGCGCTGAATATCAAGGAAGGTCAGTCACAAGGACAAATTCCCGTAGTCTACTACAAGATCTGACCGCCACCTCTAGACCAAGTCCACAAGAAGGTAGAAGTAGCGGCAAcaagcctcatcaacacgGAAATGGACCTTGAACGGCTAAAAAAGGAGTTGGGATATGATGGGTTGAACTTGGCAGAAATCCAAGACCGCCTGCTCGAGCGTTCTGAAGCAAGTCAAGCTACTTCTGCAGTGGGCACCCCGGTTGGTAAGTGTACAATCTCTTCATTGCCCTACTATTTTGACATGATATAGTTATGGCGGGATTGTTACTCCAAGCCTTGGGGGCCTCAATTGGCGGTCCTGTA
Encoded proteins:
- a CDS encoding oxidoreductase; its protein translation is MVQHTPQTTVHQLAQEYAPIIKGKTILTTGASPGGLGALFVEAIAVAEPGLAILAGRSVNKLQQTADNLAAKYPNLKTKLLAIDLGSLRSVRAAAEEVSGWSDVPEIDVLVNNAGIMATDFGLTEDGFEGQFASNHLGHFIFTNLIMDKILSSDAPRVVSVSSNGHRLGPIRWGDINFSNGERYNKWSAYGQSKTANMLFAISLAEKLGSRGLQAFSLHPGAILDTSLAKHLDTLDSLVEADRAMGDPWGWVDWSTVPVSSEVGAATHAFAAFDPDLKAHNGAYLLECRLADPMTDTVRPWATSSIEAELLWRKSEEMVGQRFSY